One segment of Colius striatus isolate bColStr4 chromosome 23, bColStr4.1.hap1, whole genome shotgun sequence DNA contains the following:
- the CRYAB gene encoding alpha-crystallin B chain isoform X1 yields the protein MDITIHNPLIRRPFFSWLAPSRIFDQIFGEHLQESELLPASTSLSPFLMRSPLLRMPSWLETGLSEMRLEKDKFSVNLDVKHFSPEELKVKVLGDMIEIHGKHEERQDEHGFIAREFIRKYRIPDDVDPLTITSSLSLDGVLTVSAPRKQSDVPERTIPITREEKPAIAGTQRK from the exons ATGGATATCACCATTCACAACCCCCTCATTCGCAGACCCTTCTTTTCTTGGTTGGCACCGAGTCGTATCTTTGACCAGATTTTTGGAGAGCACCTGCAGGAGTCAGAGCTGCTCCCTGCTTCCACCAGCCTCAGTCCCTTcctgatgagatccccccttcTTCGGATGCCCAGTTGGCTAGAGACAGGACTCTCTGAG ATGCGGCTGGAGAAGGACAAGTTTTCTGTAAATCTCGATGTGAAGCATTTCTCTCCTGAGGAACTAAAAGTGAAGGTGCTTGGGGACATGATAGAGATCCATGGGAAACATGAGGAGCGCCAG GATGAGCATGGCTTTATTGCCAGGGAATTCATCAGGAAatacaggattccagatgatgTGGACCCTCTGACCATAACCTCATCACTTTCTCTGGATGGTGTCCTGACTGTGAGCGCTCCAAGGAAACAAAGTGACGTCCCTGAGCGCACTATCCCTATCACTCGTGAAGAGAAGCCTGCCATTGCAGGAACCCAAAGGAAGTAG
- the CRYAB gene encoding alpha-crystallin B chain isoform X2, protein MRLEKDKFSVNLDVKHFSPEELKVKVLGDMIEIHGKHEERQDEHGFIAREFIRKYRIPDDVDPLTITSSLSLDGVLTVSAPRKQSDVPERTIPITREEKPAIAGTQRK, encoded by the exons ATGCGGCTGGAGAAGGACAAGTTTTCTGTAAATCTCGATGTGAAGCATTTCTCTCCTGAGGAACTAAAAGTGAAGGTGCTTGGGGACATGATAGAGATCCATGGGAAACATGAGGAGCGCCAG GATGAGCATGGCTTTATTGCCAGGGAATTCATCAGGAAatacaggattccagatgatgTGGACCCTCTGACCATAACCTCATCACTTTCTCTGGATGGTGTCCTGACTGTGAGCGCTCCAAGGAAACAAAGTGACGTCCCTGAGCGCACTATCCCTATCACTCGTGAAGAGAAGCCTGCCATTGCAGGAACCCAAAGGAAGTAG
- the HSPB2 gene encoding heat shock protein beta-2, with product MAARTVPHAYPMSSEYEFANPSKIYDQNFGEGVSPCEILAPALYHGYYIRPRINKQLDRGTSEINLNEHKFQVFLDVCHFLPEELTVCTVDNLLQVTGQHPQKADRHGFIAREFTRTYILPLDADPLLVRATLSHDGILSIVAPRTGKEAKARVNEVKITQQEPVGKEEQSEEGKEES from the exons ATGGCTGCACGGACTGTTCCCCACGCCTACCCCATGAGTTCGGAGTATGAATTTGCCAACCCTAGCAAGATCTATGACCAGAACTTTGGAGAAG GTGTGTCCCCATGTGAGATTTTAGCCCCTGCCCTGTACCACGGCTACTACATCAGGCCTCGGATCAACAAGCAGCTGGATCGAGGCACTTCAGAGATCAACCTCAACGAGCACAAATTCCAGGTGTTCCTGGATGTCTGCCACTTCCTACCAGAGGAGCTCACTGTCTGCACCGTGGACAACCTGCTGCAGGTGACGGGGCAGCACCCCCAGAAGGCCGATCGCCACGGCTTCATCGCCCGCGAGTTCACCAGGACCTACATCCTCCCCCTGGATGCCGACCCTTTGCTGGTGAGAGCCACCTTGTCCCACGACGGCATCTTGAGCATCGTGGCTCCCCGCACGGGGAAGGAGGCGAAGGCCAGAGTCAATGAGGTGAAGATAACCCAACAGGAGCCAGTGGGGAAGGAAGAACAGtctgaagaagggaaagaagagtcCTAA